A single genomic interval of uncultured Campylobacter sp. harbors:
- a CDS encoding CorA family divalent cation transporter, with translation MNPITEKRSVSGYYYAEDREYVYFVTDAPREQNYRFIFDADAIYLQEGAAEVRLSSEAEFFAVVKKILAQYRDKILEHSAELENYEKIYTRRGDFSKFMKRHSVLKYEIRKFQNKISHFYEALLICANEQPALKKQLKNYAYEAGVFKGVMSEYAVRIEDIYQFIQGLKNDKISRNIYILTIISSLLMPLNFITSFFGMNTTGLFLSGSAHGTLIVTLAMCVIFAAMVGFLMLYAKKRN, from the coding sequence TTGAACCCGATTACCGAAAAGCGCAGCGTTTCGGGCTACTACTACGCCGAGGATCGCGAGTATGTGTACTTCGTAACGGACGCGCCACGCGAGCAAAACTACCGCTTTATTTTCGACGCGGACGCGATCTATTTGCAGGAGGGTGCCGCCGAGGTGCGGCTTAGCAGCGAGGCGGAGTTTTTCGCGGTCGTCAAAAAGATCCTAGCGCAGTATCGCGATAAAATTTTAGAGCACTCCGCAGAGCTTGAGAATTACGAAAAGATCTACACGCGCCGAGGCGATTTTTCAAAATTTATGAAAAGGCACTCTGTCCTAAAATACGAAATCCGCAAATTTCAAAACAAAATTTCGCATTTCTACGAGGCGCTGCTCATCTGCGCAAACGAGCAGCCGGCGCTGAAAAAGCAGCTGAAAAACTACGCCTACGAAGCGGGCGTTTTTAAAGGCGTGATGAGCGAATACGCCGTCAGGATCGAGGATATCTATCAGTTCATCCAGGGTCTCAAAAACGACAAAATTAGCCGCAACATCTACATTCTCACGATCATCTCGTCGCTGCTGATGCCGCTAAATTTCATCACGAGCTTTTTCGGGATGAACACGACGGGGCTGTTTTTAAGCGGCTCGGCGCACGGCACGCTCATCGTGACGCTTGCGATGTGCGTGATTTTCGCGGCGATGGTCGGCTTTCTTATGCTCTACGCCAAAAAACGAAACTAA